In a genomic window of Acidimicrobiia bacterium:
- a CDS encoding ribonuclease HII produces the protein MRPGSVPTLRKALTASAPSLAVERRLWAEGHDVVVGIDEVGRGAWAGPLTLGAAVVPKDRRVNKIRDSKMLTETEREAMFDRIATWCVAWSVGHASEEECDELGMSEAQRLAARRALDALGLPADRVLLDGNWDFVGEGTSELLVKGDAHCLSIAAASILAKVTRDRIMRAEAEHRPYWNFERNKGYPCPRHKVALQGMGPSAIHRRSWVFMDDLPWAGVPRLVPPAPLRPARRGQTALL, from the coding sequence GTGAGACCGGGGAGTGTGCCCACCCTACGCAAGGCGCTCACGGCGTCGGCGCCCTCCTTGGCGGTGGAACGTAGGCTCTGGGCTGAGGGCCATGATGTGGTGGTGGGGATCGATGAGGTTGGTCGGGGGGCGTGGGCCGGGCCTCTCACCCTGGGCGCGGCAGTGGTGCCGAAGGACCGACGCGTCAACAAAATCCGGGATTCGAAGATGCTCACCGAAACTGAGCGCGAGGCGATGTTCGACCGGATCGCCACCTGGTGTGTGGCCTGGTCGGTGGGGCATGCCAGCGAGGAAGAGTGCGACGAACTGGGTATGTCCGAGGCCCAACGATTGGCGGCCCGACGCGCTCTTGATGCCCTCGGACTCCCCGCCGATCGGGTGCTGCTGGATGGGAACTGGGATTTCGTGGGAGAAGGCACCAGCGAGTTGTTAGTAAAGGGAGACGCCCACTGTCTGTCGATTGCCGCCGCCTCGATTCTGGCCAAGGTCACCCGCGACCGCATCATGCGGGCCGAAGCGGAGCATCGCCCGTACTGGAATTTCGAACGCAACAAGGGGTACCCCTGCCCCCGGCACAAGGTGGCCCTCCAGGGCATGGGGCCATCGGCCATTCACCGCCGCAGTTGGGTGTTTATGGATGATCTTCCGTGGGCCGGTGTGCCGCGTCTGGTTCCGCCCGCGCCCCTTCGCCCGGCCCGGCGCGGTCAAACGGCGCTGTTGTGA